gttgggtttcctgctttagtgatcccctcaaacagacactggaacttctgCTGCTGGTTAGACTTAAATTTACGCTGACACCTGTCAGCACGAGTTCCTGAATTAACACATTAGAAATTAGAtcaataattgattaataaatgaaatatgataGTTTAATTCCCCTAAAGAATGtatatattaacatattttccTCCACATGGCTCTTTTATCCATAATTTGAATTCTTTATAGATATCTTCTTACTGATCTCCAGACAGTCAGCCAGCTcatcctgcttcattctcctcaggaagtgcagtgtgatcttcagaaatgcatctctgctgctcctcctctgctctttctcctcaccgtccaacacctcctcatcttCCCTCTGACTCTCTGAGCATTCTGTGTAATCTGGACTCAGAACCTTCTGCATgttcttcagctcgttcttcacaaaagtgacaatgttctcctccagcagctggaacacaataatatatgaatgacaATCAAACTAAAATCATGAAGCAAACATCAGATCCATGTTGGACAGACTGACAATCCActggtctacaaagtgcagcatggagatgattgtgaacagatgtaaaagtagttgttgtacatgtacagaccataaatatggagtccaggtgtgtttgatgctgctgggcagactgaccactgggaacctctgagctctcctgGTCCAATCTGTGGAGGAATCATGAAGAATGAGCTCACATTATGTCTGTCCACACAGAAATCAACAGCTCTGTCTGTTTGTAGCTTTCAGCTCAGTCAGTTTGGTTTAGTTCCAACATCTCTCACCAACCCTCCATGAAGCTCTCACTCCCTCACTGCATAATGCTGAAATACACTGCTACTGCTCAGAGAATGAACCTTTATGGACAATAACTTTAAGCAGCTTTCTTGATTCATGAATCGGTGAAACATAATGAACGTTTCAAACTGCAGCTACGGTGCTGATGCTGGGTCAAGCAGTCCTCTACACCGACAACAATATGAGAACAAAAGTCATCTATATGTAAATTCAGTTCACTGCTGGAAGTGAAACGTCCAAAGACTCCCTGAGGTAAGTGTgctaaaacatttcaataacaAAGATTACTTCTGAGTTCTGTGTCTTCTTTATATTtgaaatatcaacaaaaaaatgtctcaaatgatTCAACCAACAACTATTTAACCTGTTTTAGACTTAAGCTCGTATAGTCCTGATTTTACTACTGAAAACAACTTACATTTCATTAGATGAATGtctctgttttaaatcaataacaGCGCCCTTTGAGTTGTTGCTCTTGAAGGACAAACAACTGGGTTCAGGTCCAGGGGAGTCTGGTCTCTGATGGATCCTGGAAGAAAAACAGCACTGATGAAGTTATTTGAGCTCACATATATGATAAGATTCTCAACCTAATTGATTAAAGAAacactgtatttcattgtcctCTACCTTCATCTGGTCACTGTCAGTCTGGTTACTGCTCTCGgtgttgtgtgtcttgctttgtattgtactgctttcgctttgtctgtcaaagcactttctaaactttgtttttaaaaggtggTATATGAGTGACCGATGTTTAATGTCAATTAATGTTGTAAGACTGACAGTAAGCTACTCTAGAAATTCCCTTTCTGATATCACTGCtcatgaacttttttttatcatttcctgCTTCTGACTTGTTTGTGCCCTATGGATATGTCTGACAAGACACCTTCCACACTCCCTATCTAGACTTGATGGACTTACATTGGAGAGACTCCCACCCAGGGCCGGTTGGCTTATGCCAGCACCCCTTTACCCCCAACACTCTTCACCCCTCACCCATGGATTACTGTAACCCTGTGCTACACAGAGaaatattattgtttgtttcttttctttctgataCACCATACTTTATCCCCCTTGGTGACCTGATTGTTCTGCAATTTTTGGTTTGTATGTTACGTTCTCCTTTATAACACTTAAAAACTTtgtactttaaaataaagtttaataaaaggtggtatatgaataaagttattattattattattattattatattattattactttaacaTTACCAAGAACTCACATGTTGTCAGATGAATGtctctgttttaaatcaataacaGCGCCCTTTGAGTTGTTGCTCTTGagggacacacagctgggttcaggtccAGGGGAGTCTGGTCTCTGATGGATCCTGGAAGAAAACCAGCACTGATGAGGTTATTTGAGCTCATATATTCAGTAAGATTCTCTCTGGATAAGAAACTAATTGATTAAAGAAACACTTTAACATAACCCAATACCAAAAACTCACATTTTGTCAGATGAATGtctctgttttaaatcaataacaGCGCCCTTTGAGTTGTTGCTCTTGAAGGACACACAACTGGGTTCAGGTCCAGGAGAGTCTGGTCTCTGCTGCCTCCTTGTTCTtctaaacaacacacacagagctttgagtgtgaataatgataatggagaacagtgatggatagttagagatcctcatctcacctctgagtttcagtctggctgtcatgttcctcacacagagagcttttagagggagggactccctcctctctgtcctcactctgGTCCATGCTGCTGAAGTCACATCcacatcagtcacacacactttctaccttcatctggagaggaaacacagatcATCCTTTACACCATCTCCTATGTCAGATCCTAAATatcagctcctcctcctgtgattggctgttattttctgttatatatCAGTGTGAATGCAGTCAGACAGCAGTGTTAGGCCATCAGCTGCTGTACTTCTACTATccgtccactagatggcgtcttGAAGCTGCGGTGAAGAGAAGAGCGGCAAAGTAACTCTATAACTATTTGAGGGAGTTTACATAGAAGAttataattcaatattttaagaCAATCCAAATTcaaagtataaataaaatttgactCCAAGATATTGGAGAGATAGCAGTGAACATATGACAAACTACAGTCATATATTTCGGTCATATTGTTATTTctctaaataaaaaacaactattcCAACTACTTTGAAAAATACCAGAGGAAATCAAGAGGAAACATTCTCACTTGTTCCTTTTAATAAGGGTAGTAATCATGAAACATATTTCAAGGAACTGGTTAAAATATAATGACCTAATTAACTCCGAATGGAAGGATCCTGTAAATTATATACATGGAAAAGAACATGTAATTATAAACATGGAACAAACATctgacagaaagaaacaaacccTGAAGTTACcaaagaaaaagttaaagtaTTAAACAAAGCAAACTTACAGTTAACAGTCCAAACGGctgaagacaaagacaaagactcTTGATGTCTGTCAGAAAGGTGTTTTCCACAGGTGGACTGTTTCCTGCTTCACCTGTAGAGGAGTCAACATTTAGGAAAACTCATCCTCATtcttcatctgtgtttgtgtgtgtgtgtgtgtgtgcgtgtgtgtgtgtgtgtgtgtgtgtgtgtgtgtgtgtgtgtgtgtgtgtgtgtgtgtgtgtgtgtgtgtgtgtgtgtgtttagtatgCAGTCAGACTGGTTGGACAACGTTTCAGTTACGGTAAagattatattaaaaacatgagatgcttcctcatgagAACGAAAACACTCAGCTGctgtttgaatgtttgaaaGCTGCCCACAGAGTCACACTGACGaacattaaattaatataatcaGATCAATTAATCGACTGTAAAACATCTTTTAGCTTTGATATTATCACACTTGACTTATTTACACCCTATTTGTCTTCGATATGTTCACTGGACCAtcacttttaaatgtgctgatgaTCATCTTTAAGATCAATCATGGATAAATAATCAgtacatttaaccctcctgttgtcctcaagtcaaggaaggaaggaaagatggaaggatggaaggatggaaggaaggatggaagggaggaaggaaggaaaggaaggaaggtaggagggagggagtaaagaaggaacgagggagggagggagaaaggaaaagaggaagggaggaaggaaggaaagaaggacagaggagagaaggaagggacgaaggtaggggggaggaaagaaagagagaaggatggaggaaggaaagaaagaagggaggaagtaagggaggaagggaagaaggcaaggaaggagggagggaggaagggggatggaggaaggaaaggaaggagggaggaagcaaaggaaggagcgagggaggaagggggatggaggaaggaaagaaggtagggaggaaagagagaggaaggaaagaaagagagaataagggaggaaggacagagacggaaggaagatagggaggaaagaaggaacagtcaaaacagacggggtcaatttgacccgggaggacgacacaaaggttaaaaggtATCTAATATGTGCATTAAATAAATAGTATGACTTTTCATTGATTGCATTCTTTCAGTTTAATGAGAGACATATTCAACTGCTTAACAGTGATATTGATGTTTCTAAACTTACCGATATGGAATCATAGAGAAATAATGAGAGTATTTACATTACACTGGTATGTGTTCAACAGGAATCACACTTTATAGGATCAATATAGTGTGTATACATGAAGGAGGAATTacactcactgacacacactatTCAGTAAATTTGACgccaataaataacattttaaaagtgtctgTTATCCATCAGTTACTAAAGAGAAAGTTAAAGTATGAAACGAAGAAAACTTACAGTGaacagtccaaactgaagactCTTGACGTCTGTCAGAAAGGTGTTTACCACAGGTGAGGTGTTTACTGGAATAAGCTCCACCTGTAGAGGAGGCGGGACAGATAGGAAGATGATCATGATAATAGTTGTTGTATTGATGGTTTCTCAGTGTTTAACTAAAGATTAGCTTCTCTTCACAAGACATAAAAACTCATAATTATATTACAAATACATTCATAATACATCAAGAGGCTTAATTACAATGAACTGCTATTGAGTTCAGACTTTTTGTCCTTAAGATTAACCTTCAGCAAgtattttatcatcttttattaaacaaaaatactCCATATTAAACAGTTTCTGCTTCTCCAATGataatatatgcatgtttttttagtctaatatgatattaaactgaatattatcAAGTTTGTGCTGCTGGTTGGACAAAGCAAGTGAGTAGTTAGTTTTTATGAATTGTGGATACATTTGGcttatgtttacatttgtttatttgttatgaAAAAAGCAAGTTGATGTAATTGGTAAAATGTTGAAGTGAAGTCAGCAAATAATACTACTGACAGTAACATTACTACAGATCTGATATAATATGATTACAGCAGCTAATTATAATCTAATATAATTCTATTTAGAAGCATTTTCAAGACTTAACTTACTTTTAAACGTTGTTCTctgcaaacaaaagcaaaaaacaaacctgcAAGACGcatgaagaagaaatacaagGATGTTTTCCCAGTATGGCTCTAACAGGTGGTGTCTCGCGCTCTGCTCTTAACTGattttataatgaatgaattgaagCAGTTTCGGGTCCTGAGCAGTGTTTCATGGCAGTTGAACTTCCGGTCTTTCTCTGAGATGTTTCTCCtgtcacaacacaacacagctcctcactgacatcatcatcccCTCCCTCAGTTACCTTTACGTCTGACGTcacagcgccccctggtggcGACGAGTAGCATCACCTGCATGTTTGTTGCCTTCAGGTGGTCCACGGAATAATGTGTTctttaatttctctcttttctgcacttttaatgtCCAATGCTgagcaatattagtatttcatgcaCAATACCAATTTCAATTCAACTGAGCAACatgtttcactttaatctgtgcaacaATATAatctctggtatattaccactcaatgcCAGTATTACTGCTGTAAAtaatttgtattatatatatatatatatatatatatatctattattcatacttattgatgctcttctattttactgtccacttgctgctgttatactgcaaatttccccattgtggaaCTAAAGATTAGTTTATTTGATCCAATTGCTGACAGAAATTAATTTAAGACTGAAGTTCATGCAGGTAAATATGTCCAACACTTCAACTACCAAAACATCAGCtaagaataataattataacacaattaaaaagGGATCATTCAGcataatacttttacttttgatactttaaaatacattttactgttatttcatgtgtgtacttttagaaaaaatattaaatggatGTACATATGTAAGACCTTACTAAATGTAACTTAAGACCTAGTATGCAACATATGGACgtatttaagactttttttaaggcctaAAATTGAGATTAAATTTTAGACTTTAACACTTTTTAAGACCCCGCAGAAACCCTGATTTAAAGAGTTTGATTCAATATAAGACACAAGACAACAAACTGACTTCATGTTCTTTTATTAGGTTTGCATGAGAGGCACTGAACTCTGAATGTGcagatttttattaattttttaaataacaaaaaggaATGAGTCCAACATTACGGAGAACTGAAAACCtcttggttttcttttttcgACAGCAGCGGACTGAAATAAAGCCCTGGTGAGCTGCGGATGTTGCTTTCCTTCTTAATACTCCTCgccttcatcctcctcatctccaAGGCTGTCGGTGCCAACCTCTTCATAATCCTTCTCCAGGGCAGCCATGTCCTCTCTGGCCTCAGAGAACTCTCCCTCCTCCATGCCCTCTCCTACATACCAGTGGACGAAGGCCCTCTTGGCGTACATCAGGTCAAACTTGTGGTCGAGACGAGCCCAGGCCTCAGCGATGGCGGTGGTGTTGCTCAGCATGCACACAGCCCTCTGTACCTTGGCCAGGTCTCCTCCAGGAACCACAGTGGGAGGCTGGTAGTTGATGCCAACCTTGAAACCTGTGGGACACCAGTCCACAAACTGGATGGTGCGCTTTGTTTTGATGGTCGTGATGGCAGAGTTGACGTCTTTGGGCACCACATCACCACGGTACAGCAGGCAGCAAGCCATGTACTTGCCGTGACGGGGGTCGCACTTCACCATCTGGTTGGCGGGCTCGAAGCAGGCGTTTGTGATGTCAGCGACAGACAACTGCTCATGATAAGCCTTCTCTGCTGAGATGACGGGGGCGTAGGTGGCCAGAGGGAAGTGGATACGAGGGTAGGGCACCAAGTTGGTCTGGAACTCTGTCAGGTCCACATTCAAGGCGCCGTCGAAGCGAAGTGAGGCGGTGACGGAGGAGACGATCTGTCCAATCAGCCTGTTCAGGTTGGTGTAGCTGGGACGCTCGATGTCCAGGTTCCTGCGGCAGATGTCGTAGATGGCCTCGTTGTCAACCATGAAGGCGCAGTCAGCGTGCTCTAGAGTGGTGTGGGTGGTCAAGATGGAGTTGTAGGGCTCCACCACTGCTGTGGACACCTGGGGAGCTGGGTAAACTGCAAACTGTAGCTTGGACTTCTTGCCGTAGTCGACAGAGAGACGCTCCATCAGCAGGGAGGTGAAGCCGGAGCCGGTACCTCCTCCGAAGGAGTGGAAGATGAGGAAACCCTGGAGCCCTGTGCACTGGTCAGCCTGAAAGATTGAGGAAAAGGGAGTTATGTGTCATATTACCCTGAGTTAAAATGATGCAGATCCAAAATGGAAGTCTGACTTGTTTTGAGAATTTGAGCTCACCAGTTTACGGGTCCTGTCAAGAACCAGGTCGATGATCTCCTTGCCGACTGTGTAGTGACCTCTGGCGTAGTTGTTGGCAGCATCTTCCTTTCCGGTGATCAGCTGCTCAGGGTGGAAGAGCTGACGGTAGGTTCCTGTACGCACTTCATCTGAGAAGCAATGAGATAATACAgttcagattaatcaataatgaaaagatTTGCATTCCTAAACATTTCTTGGCTCAAGTATCAGTTCTTACCGATGACAGTTggctccaagtccacaaagacGGCTCTGGGAACATGCTTGCCAGCTCCAGTCTCAATGAAGAAGGTGTTGAAGGAGTCCGATCCACCTCCGATGGTCTTGTCACTGGGCATCTGACCGTCCGGCTGGATACCATGCTCCAGGCAGTACAGCTCCCAGCAGGCATTGCCCATCTGGACTCCGGCTTGGCCGACATGGATGGAAATACACTCAcgctgcagagaaagaaagatcaGTTATCATCTAGAAACACCATGCAGATTTTAAACGTGTACTGAAGGATGAGCAGTGATGCCTTTCTCATCATGTTCTAGATTTATTCTTAATTGTCAGTTAACGTGATTAATGTGTCAACTCATCTGTAGAGTTTTTACAACTACTGAGGATTTCTgatcaaatcaaaatgtttcttCTCACTTGCTATTATTAATAAAGTTGAGTTAAAAACAATTAGTTGCTTTTGTAATCAACTTAAATTATTTAactcatttatcaagcaaaataaTCT
The Scomber scombrus chromosome 24, fScoSco1.1, whole genome shotgun sequence genome window above contains:
- the LOC133976302 gene encoding tubulin alpha chain-like — protein: MFPRECISIHVGQAGVQMGNACWELYCLEHGIQPDGQMPSDKTIGGGSDSFNTFFIETGAGKHVPRAVFVDLEPTVIDEVRTGTYRQLFHPEQLITGKEDAANNYARGHYTVGKEIIDLVLDRTRKLADQCTGLQGFLIFHSFGGGTGSGFTSLLMERLSVDYGKKSKLQFAVYPAPQVSTAVVEPYNSILTTHTTLEHADCAFMVDNEAIYDICRRNLDIERPSYTNLNRLIGQIVSSVTASLRFDGALNVDLTEFQTNLVPYPRIHFPLATYAPVISAEKAYHEQLSVADITNACFEPANQMVKCDPRHGKYMACCLLYRGDVVPKDVNSAITTIKTKRTIQFVDWCPTGFKVGINYQPPTVVPGGDLAKVQRAVCMLSNTTAIAEAWARLDHKFDLMYAKRAFVHWYVGEGMEEGEFSEAREDMAALEKDYEEVGTDSLGDEEDEGEEY